The following coding sequences lie in one Methylotuvimicrobium alcaliphilum 20Z genomic window:
- a CDS encoding DUF3820 family protein, with the protein MNSQDLKKLVTFAMPFGRYKGRVIADLPGHYLNWFAREGFPNGELGRLLALMQEIDHNGLKPLLDPLRK; encoded by the coding sequence ATGAATTCTCAAGACTTAAAAAAGCTAGTCACATTTGCTATGCCTTTCGGCAGATACAAGGGGCGAGTCATCGCGGATTTGCCTGGCCATTACCTTAACTGGTTTGCAAGAGAGGGGTTTCCAAACGGTGAATTGGGCCGGCTATTGGCCTTGATGCAGGAAATTGATCATAACGGTCTGAAACCACTGCTAGATCCCCTAAGAAAATGA
- a CDS encoding site-specific integrase: protein MFLPGESIELRRSSELFLEKLREWGWIDKAPAIRRLKVDDKRIRWITKAERLYQELPPHLEAMARLSLATGMREANVTGLEWSQIDMQRKVAWIHPDQAKAKKAIGVPLNVEAITVIRQQMGKHSTHVFSFKGIPVKKAGGATWKKALKRAGIDNFRWHDLRHTWASWHVQNGTPLNILQELGGWNTYEMILRYAHLAPEHLAGYAANISDNAGHIFGHTKMEDTKKAVSSTR from the coding sequence ATGTTTCTTCCGGGCGAGTCAATCGAATTACGGCGCTCATCAGAGCTGTTCTTAGAAAAGCTGAGAGAATGGGGCTGGATCGATAAAGCGCCAGCAATACGCCGCTTAAAGGTCGACGATAAACGTATCCGCTGGATTACAAAAGCGGAGCGTCTCTATCAAGAATTACCCCCTCACCTGGAAGCAATGGCGCGGCTCAGCTTGGCGACCGGCATGCGGGAGGCAAATGTGACCGGCTTGGAATGGAGTCAAATCGATATGCAACGGAAAGTTGCTTGGATTCACCCTGACCAAGCCAAAGCCAAAAAAGCCATTGGCGTTCCTCTTAACGTTGAGGCAATCACCGTCATTCGGCAACAAATGGGCAAACATTCAACTCACGTTTTCAGTTTTAAAGGGATCCCCGTTAAAAAAGCTGGCGGGGCTACCTGGAAAAAAGCGTTAAAACGTGCAGGAATTGACAATTTTCGTTGGCATGATTTGCGCCACACATGGGCAAGCTGGCATGTCCAAAATGGAACCCCACTCAATATTCTGCAAGAATTGGGCGGGTGGAACACATACGAGATGATCTTGCGCTATGCTCATTTAGCTCCTGAACATCTTGCGGGTTATGCGGCCAACATTTCGGACAATGCTGGGCACATTTTTGGGCACACAAAAATGGAAGACACAAAAAAAGCAGTTTCGAGTACTCGATAA